A window of Microcystis aeruginosa FD4 contains these coding sequences:
- a CDS encoding isochorismate synthase, whose protein sequence is MNIKDTLHNFVQYLTEAFARIFSPNNDEYPDVGTQPFDSEPYHAPKGNS, encoded by the coding sequence ATGAATATCAAGGATACGTTACACAATTTTGTCCAGTACCTAACAGAGGCTTTCGCTCGCATTTTTAGTCCCAACAATGATGAATATCCCGATGTGGGGACGCAGCCCTTTGATTCTGAACCTTACCATGCTCCCAAGGGTAATTCCTAA
- a CDS encoding phasin family protein, whose amino-acid sequence MVNLGDLVKKAVYLGVGIANYAAERAEVNLQELRNQAQKLADEMISRGEITTEEARKYVDELVKQAQQQTVAANESNIPHEPRRIEIIEDEEDTKAAEPKVDELRQQVERLQEELRKLQQD is encoded by the coding sequence ATGGTCAACTTAGGTGATTTAGTCAAAAAAGCAGTTTATTTGGGCGTAGGCATTGCTAATTATGCCGCCGAAAGAGCTGAAGTAAATTTACAAGAATTAAGAAATCAAGCCCAAAAATTAGCCGATGAAATGATTTCTCGCGGCGAAATAACGACGGAAGAAGCGCGCAAATACGTTGATGAGTTGGTGAAACAGGCACAACAGCAAACGGTGGCAGCTAACGAATCTAATATTCCCCATGAACCCCGACGGATAGAAATTATTGAAGATGAGGAGGACACCAAAGCAGCCGAGCCAAAAGTAGATGAATTGCGGCAACAGGTGGAACGCCTTCAGGAAGAATTACGGAAACTGCAACAGGATTAA
- the hemB gene encoding porphobilinogen synthase: protein MFPIHRPRRLRQTPQMRRLVSETVLTANDFIYPLFATTGEGIAREVKSMPGVYQLSIDKIVDEAKEVRDLGIPAIILFGLPESKDTEATGAWHDHGIVQKAATAIKEAVPDLLIVADTCLCEYTNHGHCGYLQTGDLTGRVLNDPTLGLLQKTAVSQVKAGVDIIAPSGMMDGFVQAIRQGLDEAGYSDTPILSYTAKYASAYYGPFRDAADSTPQFGDRRTYQMDPGNAREALKEVELDVLEGADMLMVKPALSYMDIIWRIKEMTNLPVAAYNVSGEYSMIKAAALNGWIDEKRVTLETLTSFKRAGADIILTYHAKDAVRWLAEG, encoded by the coding sequence ATGTTTCCTATTCATCGCCCCCGTCGTCTGCGTCAAACCCCTCAAATGCGCCGTCTGGTGAGTGAAACCGTCTTGACAGCCAATGACTTTATCTATCCCCTTTTCGCCACGACGGGGGAAGGTATTGCCCGGGAAGTCAAATCGATGCCGGGGGTGTACCAATTATCAATCGATAAAATTGTTGATGAAGCCAAGGAAGTGCGGGATTTAGGAATCCCAGCGATTATTTTATTCGGGCTGCCGGAAAGTAAAGACACAGAGGCGACGGGAGCATGGCACGATCATGGTATTGTCCAAAAAGCGGCCACAGCGATTAAAGAGGCAGTTCCCGATCTACTCATTGTCGCCGATACTTGTTTGTGCGAATATACCAACCACGGTCATTGTGGTTATCTGCAAACGGGAGATTTAACCGGCAGGGTGTTAAACGATCCTACTCTGGGATTATTGCAAAAAACCGCCGTTTCCCAGGTAAAAGCGGGAGTGGATATCATTGCACCGTCGGGAATGATGGATGGTTTTGTGCAGGCAATTCGTCAAGGATTGGATGAGGCCGGTTATAGTGATACGCCGATTCTTTCCTATACGGCTAAATATGCTTCTGCCTATTATGGGCCGTTCCGGGATGCGGCTGATTCTACCCCCCAATTCGGCGATCGCAGAACCTACCAAATGGATCCGGGTAATGCCAGGGAAGCCTTAAAAGAGGTGGAATTAGACGTACTAGAGGGAGCAGATATGTTAATGGTGAAACCTGCCCTGTCTTATATGGATATTATCTGGAGAATCAAAGAAATGACTAATTTACCCGTGGCTGCCTACAATGTGTCGGGGGAATATTCAATGATTAAAGCGGCGGCGTTAAATGGCTGGATTGACGAAAAAAGAGTGACTTTAGAGACTTTAACCAGCTTTAAACGGGCGGGTGCTGATATTATCTTAACCTACCACGCTAAGGATGCCGTGCGCTGGTTAGCAGAGGGTTAA
- a CDS encoding ABC transporter ATP-binding protein, whose translation MASLRDILSYYRNYQKAAFLSIAASSVFEIIDLMVPYAVGQILNVLSDQPLDGFVQSLVNRTMLLTPFASEKWVSLAVLLGLIFLTTVIKAPIQPWVGVWFHWEISLRARRDHLRKIVAKILTLPLSFYDENNPGRIANRIAKGIENHTWTYPEVAGMMIPKLFRVLGIFIVIWIIQWQIALTFLISFVLIVAFILRYLKDLMQKERILDRHIENTQSRNSEIITNIKTVKAFATEGQELYRQKQRLERELTYVIHRIHKGYVDLITWEKTLVQASLFGVFFFTLLATVQQKISIGHFITTYTLASMAYAELDPLSQMAETFARRYASMARLNEFINLPSGTDSGSLLADHAQHNPYHFTGKVELSNLSFGYSPERTILKDINLLIEPYQTVALVGKSGSGKSTLVKLLFRYFEPNQGQIMIDGEDISRLDVTWYRRRLAIVHQEVDVFNGTVLENLTYGNPNISFEKVEEACKIARVDEFIQELPNGYSTIVGERGVRLSGGQRQRLGIARALIVDPDVLVFDEATSSLDYESERAIQLAMKSILGTRTTIIIAHRLSTVREADQIVVLDNGRIVEIGSHDQLLNQQGIYQRLHSLQESGELV comes from the coding sequence ATGGCTTCCTTACGCGATATTCTCAGTTACTATCGCAATTATCAAAAAGCCGCCTTTTTGAGTATTGCTGCCTCCAGTGTCTTTGAAATTATCGATCTGATGGTTCCCTACGCTGTCGGACAGATTCTTAATGTTCTTTCTGATCAACCTTTAGATGGATTCGTGCAATCTTTAGTTAATCGCACGATGCTTTTAACTCCCTTTGCCTCAGAAAAGTGGGTTAGTTTGGCAGTATTATTAGGCTTAATTTTCCTAACCACGGTAATTAAAGCACCAATTCAGCCTTGGGTGGGTGTCTGGTTTCACTGGGAAATATCCTTAAGAGCGCGACGAGATCATCTCAGAAAAATTGTTGCCAAAATTCTCACCTTACCCCTATCTTTTTACGATGAAAATAATCCAGGACGCATCGCTAACCGGATTGCCAAAGGGATAGAAAATCATACTTGGACTTATCCCGAAGTGGCGGGAATGATGATCCCAAAACTGTTTAGAGTTTTGGGTATCTTTATTGTTATTTGGATAATTCAATGGCAGATCGCCCTTACTTTTCTTATTTCCTTTGTATTAATTGTAGCTTTTATTTTGAGATATTTAAAAGATTTAATGCAAAAAGAAAGAATTCTTGATCGGCATATCGAAAATACCCAAAGTCGCAATTCTGAGATTATTACTAATATTAAAACCGTCAAAGCTTTTGCCACAGAAGGACAAGAATTATATCGTCAGAAACAGCGTTTAGAGAGAGAACTTACCTACGTTATCCATCGCATTCATAAGGGTTATGTGGACTTAATTACTTGGGAAAAAACCCTCGTCCAAGCTAGTTTATTTGGAGTATTTTTCTTTACTCTCCTAGCTACCGTTCAACAGAAAATCTCGATCGGGCATTTTATCACCACCTATACCCTCGCTAGTATGGCCTATGCGGAATTAGATCCCCTATCCCAAATGGCAGAAACTTTCGCCCGTCGCTATGCTTCTATGGCACGTCTAAACGAATTTATCAACTTGCCCAGTGGTACTGATTCCGGTAGTCTTTTAGCCGATCATGCCCAACACAATCCCTATCATTTTACGGGGAAAGTAGAATTAAGTAATCTTAGCTTTGGCTATAGTCCAGAAAGAACGATTCTCAAGGATATTAATCTGCTGATTGAACCCTATCAAACCGTGGCATTAGTGGGAAAATCTGGTTCGGGAAAATCCACTTTAGTTAAGTTACTTTTCCGCTATTTTGAACCGAATCAAGGGCAAATTATGATAGATGGCGAGGATATTAGTCGATTGGATGTCACTTGGTATCGGCGACGGTTAGCGATTGTCCATCAAGAAGTAGATGTGTTTAATGGTACGGTGTTAGAAAATCTCACTTACGGTAATCCTAATATTAGCTTCGAGAAGGTAGAAGAAGCCTGTAAAATTGCTCGTGTCGATGAATTTATTCAGGAATTACCTAATGGTTATTCCACTATTGTAGGGGAAAGGGGCGTGCGTCTTTCGGGGGGACAAAGACAGCGTTTAGGAATTGCTAGGGCGTTAATTGTTGATCCAGATGTGTTAGTTTTTGATGAGGCCACTTCTAGCTTAGATTATGAGTCAGAAAGAGCCATTCAACTAGCTATGAAATCCATTTTAGGCACTCGCACCACGATTATTATTGCCCACCGTCTCAGTACCGTTCGAGAAGCTGATCAAATTGTCGTCTTAGATAATGGTCGCATTGTCGAGATCGGTAGCCATGATCAATTATTAAATCAGCAGGGAATCTATCAACGTCTCCACTCTTTGCAAGAAAGCGGTGAACTGGTTTAG